The Apium graveolens cultivar Ventura chromosome 6, ASM990537v1, whole genome shotgun sequence genome contains a region encoding:
- the LOC141665027 gene encoding uncharacterized protein LOC141665027: protein MAATNQGVNIQQPTMPIFNGENYDYWSLKMKTLFQSQDLWDLVESGYDESANLTNAQEALKETKKKDAKALFFIQQAISESLFPRIMRVATAKEAWEVLQEEFQGNSKVRSIKLQSLRRDFENLKMNESDSLKDYYSKINEIVNQMALYGEVVTDKKVVEKILISLTDKYDAMVSIIEETKDINTLKSGELMASLQSHEQRLMRHSEKSIESALQCKLNLNKKESPSQSYNGGVSSRGGMFNRGRLMFTWGITC, encoded by the coding sequence ATGGCTGCAACAAATCAAGGTGTGAATATTCAACAACCTACAATGCCCATTTTTAATGGTGAAAACTACGATTATTGGAGTTTGAAGATGAAAACACTTTTCCAATCTCAAGACTTGTGGGATTTAGTGGAAAGTGGATATGATGAATCAGCAAATTTAACAAATGCTCAGGAGGCCTTAAAGGAGACTAAAAAGAAAGATGCAAAAGCCCTCTTCTTTATTCAACAAGCTATATCAGAGAGCTTGTTTCCCAGAATTATGAGGGTTGCAACGGCAAAAGAAGCTTGGGAAGTTTTGCAAGAAGAATTCCAAGGAAATTCCAAGGTAAGATCTATTAAGCTACAATCCCTCAGGAGAGATTTTGAGAACTTGAAGATGAATGAGTCTGACAGTTTGAAGgattattattcaaaaataaatgaAATTGTCAATCAAATGGCTTTGTACGGTGAAGTGGTTACCGATAAGAAAGTTGTTGAAAAAATTCTGATTAGCTTGACTGATAAATATGATGCTATGGTGTCCATTATTGAAGAAACCAAAGATATTAACACATTAAAATCTGGTGAGTTGATGGCATCATTACAGTCCCATGAACAAAGATTGATGAGACACTCCGAAAAATCCATTGAAAGTGCTTTGCAATGTAAGCTCAACTTAAACAAAAAGGAATCACCGTCTCAGAGTTATAATGGAGGAGTATCATCAAGAGGTGGAATGTTCAATAGAGGAAGATTAATGTTTACCTGGGGTATCACTTGCTGA